One window of Dehalobacterium formicoaceticum genomic DNA carries:
- a CDS encoding CooT family nickel-binding protein, translated as MCEANAYILNGDQEELFFEKVDRVIPEDGQLILENIFGHKKMIKAEIKELALVDHKIILKRS; from the coding sequence ATGTGTGAAGCAAACGCCTATATTTTAAATGGGGATCAAGAAGAATTATTTTTCGAAAAGGTGGATCGGGTCATCCCGGAAGATGGGCAGTTGATCCTGGAGAATATCTTTGGTCATAAAAAAATGATCAAAGCCGAAATTAAAGAATTAGCGTTGGTCGACCATAAAATCATTTTGAAAAGATCATAA
- a CDS encoding epoxyqueuosine reductase QueH produces MKLLLHACCGPCAIFPLGFLRETGHEVRGYFYNPNIHPYKEYERRLLTFQEFSEKVQLEIIIQDDYDLEGFLSMVNGREQIRCGFCYRMRLREAARIAAEQGFDAFTTSLLVSPYQKHDLIKQAGEEAGEEFRIPFYYHDFRTGYREGVSISREMNLYRQPYCGCIYSERDRYRKEKKK; encoded by the coding sequence ATGAAACTACTGCTCCATGCCTGCTGCGGACCATGTGCTATTTTTCCCCTGGGATTTTTAAGGGAAACGGGTCATGAAGTAAGGGGCTATTTTTATAATCCCAATATCCATCCTTATAAGGAATATGAAAGAAGGCTGCTGACTTTTCAAGAATTTAGTGAAAAGGTTCAGTTAGAAATCATCATTCAGGATGATTATGATTTAGAAGGTTTTCTGAGCATGGTGAACGGGCGTGAGCAGATCCGCTGCGGGTTTTGTTACCGTATGCGTTTGCGTGAGGCTGCCCGGATCGCGGCAGAACAGGGATTTGATGCTTTTACCACCAGCTTGCTGGTCAGTCCTTATCAAAAACATGATTTAATCAAACAAGCCGGGGAAGAAGCCGGGGAAGAATTTCGCATACCTTTCTATTATCATGATTTTCGTACCGGATATCGGGAAGGAGTCAGTATTTCCCGGGAAATGAATCTCTATCGTCAGCCATACTGCGGATGTATCTATAGTGAAAGGGACCGTTATCGAAAGGAGAAGAAAAAATAA
- the ruvA gene encoding Holliday junction branch migration protein RuvA translates to MIQFIKGIIFSIDEEDILIEVGGIGYHVFVPSRIFPQDKEAGDEILLYTYLQIREDQWQLFGFPQKEQMEVFRLLISVSGIGPKLGQAILNHFSYQEVISYILAGDSKGLSQAPGVGKKTGERLVLELREKFKKLDDGKETSNNLSPGQDTALNQDCVLALTQLGYSAPEARSACMRTSNALGPEADTQDLIKGALKLLGKF, encoded by the coding sequence TTGATTCAGTTTATTAAGGGGATCATATTTTCCATCGATGAAGAAGACATACTGATTGAGGTTGGAGGGATAGGGTATCATGTTTTTGTCCCTTCTCGGATCTTTCCCCAGGACAAAGAAGCGGGGGATGAAATTCTCCTTTATACCTACTTGCAAATAAGAGAGGATCAATGGCAGCTTTTTGGCTTTCCACAAAAGGAACAAATGGAGGTTTTTCGCCTTTTGATCAGTGTATCGGGGATCGGCCCAAAACTGGGACAGGCGATTTTGAACCATTTTTCCTATCAGGAAGTAATTTCATACATTCTGGCCGGAGACAGCAAGGGTTTAAGCCAAGCTCCCGGGGTGGGCAAAAAGACAGGAGAACGATTAGTTTTAGAATTAAGAGAAAAATTTAAAAAGCTGGACGATGGGAAAGAGACGTCTAACAACCTTTCCCCGGGGCAGGATACTGCCCTCAACCAGGATTGTGTTTTAGCTTTAACCCAATTAGGTTATTCTGCTCCTGAAGCCCGAAGCGCTTGTATGAGAACGTCCAACGCCTTGGGACCGGAAGCAGATACTCAAGATCTTATCAAAGGCGCTTTGAAGCTTTTAGGTAAGTTTTAA
- the ruvC gene encoding crossover junction endodeoxyribonuclease RuvC gives MIILGIDPGTAITGYGVIETWGNKFKLLDYGCIRTDAGMFLEHRLEKIYQGVTALINLYHPQEAAIEELFFNKNARTALAVGHARGVIYLAAVHKNVVINEYTPLQVKQAVVGYGRADKHQVQYMIKTILKMPALPKPDDAADALAIAICHAHSRIIDKNINEKR, from the coding sequence TTGATTATTTTAGGAATTGATCCCGGGACAGCTATTACCGGTTACGGAGTCATCGAAACCTGGGGCAATAAATTTAAACTGCTTGATTATGGTTGTATTCGAACTGATGCCGGGATGTTTTTGGAACACCGTTTAGAAAAAATATATCAAGGTGTTACGGCTTTGATCAATCTCTATCACCCGCAAGAAGCCGCCATCGAAGAATTATTTTTCAATAAAAACGCCAGAACTGCACTGGCTGTCGGCCATGCCCGAGGGGTCATTTATTTGGCCGCGGTCCACAAAAATGTAGTGATCAATGAATACACACCTTTACAGGTGAAGCAAGCTGTGGTAGGTTATGGTCGAGCAGACAAGCATCAGGTACAATATATGATCAAGACGATCTTAAAAATGCCGGCTCTCCCCAAACCGGACGATGCGGCAGATGCTCTGGCCATAGCCATATGCCATGCCCATTCCCGTATCATAGATAAAAACATTAATGAAAAGAGGTGA
- a CDS encoding YebC/PmpR family DNA-binding transcriptional regulator produces MSGHSKWANIKHKKARQDEAKGAIFTKVSKEIMVAVKQGGPDPEGNFRLKLCIQKAKANNMPNDNINRAIQKASGGTDGDNFEEIFYEGYGPGGVAILLAILTDNRNRTASEIRHTFSKNGGNLGETGCVAWMFDRKGRLTVNLENQDEDELMMLVLEAGAEDFKAEEGIGEIITEPDSLEEVRNFLVEKGVTIEEEEVTMIPQNTIMVDDLDQVKKLMKMVESLEDHDDVQNVYGNFDIPDEILAQLED; encoded by the coding sequence ATGTCCGGTCATTCCAAATGGGCAAATATTAAACACAAAAAAGCAAGACAAGATGAAGCGAAAGGCGCCATTTTTACGAAGGTATCAAAAGAAATTATGGTTGCTGTTAAACAAGGGGGACCGGATCCGGAAGGTAATTTCCGTTTAAAGCTTTGTATTCAAAAAGCTAAGGCGAATAATATGCCCAATGATAATATCAACCGGGCCATTCAAAAGGCATCCGGCGGCACAGATGGCGACAATTTTGAAGAAATTTTTTATGAAGGATATGGACCGGGAGGAGTAGCCATTTTGCTGGCGATTTTGACCGATAACCGCAATCGGACGGCCAGCGAAATCCGACACACTTTTTCAAAAAACGGTGGAAATCTTGGTGAGACAGGTTGTGTCGCCTGGATGTTTGATCGGAAAGGCCGTTTAACTGTCAATTTGGAAAATCAGGATGAAGACGAATTGATGATGCTCGTTTTAGAAGCCGGTGCTGAAGACTTTAAAGCAGAAGAGGGGATAGGTGAGATTATCACAGAACCTGATTCTCTGGAAGAAGTGCGTAATTTTCTGGTAGAAAAGGGAGTCACCATTGAAGAAGAGGAAGTCACTATGATCCCTCAGAATACTATTATGGTTGATGATTTGGATCAAGTGAAGAAATTAATGAAAATGGTAGAAAGTCTGGAAGACCATGATGATGTTCAAAATGTTTATGGCAATTTTGATATCCCGGATGAAATTTTGGCTCAATTAGAAGATTAA
- a CDS encoding anti-sigma factor domain-containing protein, giving the protein MKEKGLVMEIDGKRMILLTKDGQFISRTISGLNPQIGDETIIDIEKVRKPWFYVRLLSVAALVMITFFTAPLWQQFLGKPAESNVLAYMTVDINPSIELGLDQEHKVVAVHPLNRDGKELLQKLNLTGLTSEQAVEDIIDAACQEGYLKPEKNNQVIINLSEKKPDAAREKDTNQPIITQAKKALSKNKAEANVTILNTDYELREKAEELGISSGKYALLVEAKDAGLNIDVDHVKKSGVVRAIQDAGGNPGEIIQRAQEEKNYQEKIKKWQKEFKETKKPIGNKNKIEFKDQQDQNQKESQKKSQKKKQEVKQEVKQRSEKKPRNTLDPSPWQERVPDQDLGSSKSIKKGSNKDNDLNKIKEEIKKIQKQDPVKDKKNNQIKMNQQHQKENVEVIKKEIKVKIEENIQESQKNKNKEKSENINKNDRNKEQKDKNMKTERSFMNDLYQQLNIRIGHSM; this is encoded by the coding sequence ATGAAAGAAAAAGGATTGGTCATGGAAATAGACGGTAAACGGATGATTTTATTAACAAAAGACGGTCAGTTTATTTCCCGCACTATTTCCGGTTTAAACCCCCAAATAGGCGATGAAACGATCATTGATATTGAAAAAGTCAGAAAGCCCTGGTTTTACGTCAGATTATTATCGGTAGCTGCCCTGGTGATGATTACCTTTTTTACAGCACCTTTATGGCAGCAATTTCTGGGCAAACCTGCGGAGAGTAATGTTTTGGCTTATATGACGGTAGATATTAACCCCAGTATCGAATTGGGATTAGATCAGGAACACAAAGTGGTTGCCGTACATCCTTTAAACCGGGATGGGAAGGAACTCCTGCAAAAGTTGAATTTGACAGGATTAACCTCAGAACAAGCAGTAGAGGATATTATCGATGCCGCTTGTCAGGAAGGCTACCTGAAACCGGAAAAGAACAACCAAGTTATCATAAATCTATCGGAAAAAAAACCGGATGCAGCCAGGGAGAAGGACACAAACCAGCCGATCATTACCCAGGCCAAAAAGGCTTTATCAAAGAATAAAGCAGAAGCAAATGTAACGATTCTTAATACGGATTATGAACTTCGGGAAAAAGCTGAAGAATTGGGTATCTCATCTGGGAAATATGCACTCTTGGTAGAAGCGAAAGATGCCGGCCTGAATATTGATGTCGATCATGTAAAAAAATCGGGTGTGGTGCGAGCCATTCAAGATGCGGGCGGAAATCCGGGAGAAATAATTCAACGTGCTCAAGAAGAAAAAAATTATCAAGAAAAAATTAAAAAGTGGCAAAAAGAATTTAAAGAAACTAAAAAACCGATAGGAAATAAGAATAAAATAGAGTTTAAAGATCAACAAGACCAAAACCAAAAGGAAAGTCAAAAGAAAAGTCAAAAGAAAAAACAAGAGGTAAAACAAGAGGTAAAACAAAGGTCAGAAAAAAAACCTAGGAATACCTTGGATCCTTCCCCATGGCAAGAAAGAGTACCGGATCAAGATTTGGGCAGCAGCAAAAGTATCAAAAAAGGGAGCAATAAAGACAATGATTTAAATAAGATTAAGGAAGAAATAAAAAAAATACAGAAGCAGGATCCAGTAAAGGACAAAAAAAATAACCAGATTAAGATGAACCAACAGCACCAAAAAGAGAATGTGGAAGTTATAAAAAAAGAAATCAAAGTAAAAATCGAAGAAAATATCCAAGAATCTCAGAAAAATAAGAACAAAGAGAAATCTGAAAATATTAATAAAAATGACAGAAATAAAGAACAAAAAGATAAAAACATGAAAACTGAAAGATCTTTTATGAACGATCTCTATCAACAATTGAACATCCGGATTGGGCATTCGATGTAA
- a CDS encoding DUF2905 domain-containing protein, which translates to MDWQTLGRMLAGIGVLLLIVGLIMMGLGRFFHFGSLPGDIVFKKGNFTFYFPIVTCLVLSIILSLLFRLFLRR; encoded by the coding sequence ATGGACTGGCAAACCTTAGGCCGGATGTTGGCTGGAATCGGCGTACTTTTATTGATCGTCGGTTTGATAATGATGGGGTTGGGCCGATTTTTTCATTTTGGATCCTTACCGGGAGATATCGTCTTCAAAAAGGGCAATTTCACTTTTTATTTTCCCATTGTGACCTGTTTGGTACTGAGTATCATCCTTTCCTTGCTTTTTAGGTTGTTTTTAAGAAGATAA
- a CDS encoding SpoIID/LytB domain-containing protein translates to MGKTLKKSVQFFLVCILIIWGVTPIQAKGNDEIRVCLSKGTYQGTFSIAEGSYEVMDNVMRLPVAVLEAGDVLTVNQKGTSIALTINGEDIDGFFSNITVTPEDEDELNVFSYKNTLYRHGIAISIDGGSLLVVNHLPVEYYLYGVVGQEMGYTAPEEALKSQAEVSRTFALCFQDCDRKYDVVNNTASQVYGGYSAEKNINAQCVIDAVDDTEGKVIFYQSGKRGDKELIQAYFHSNAGGYTESSENVWNEELPYLKAVRSKEDRSAEESGSTWAASCYQWEKTLSYQEIQDAIKSYLTKTASKTGIGDFDHLNLYRLNRDEKTSTSSGRVTRMEIVGTKGTVNVFRDNIRSVFGLKSTKFDIIPEGSSKAADLAIQGQNGSMSQGVHQDQLMIIDGNGKVAALNSRIETCQIVGASGISGAKSKAQGIRFVGQGNGHGVGMSQWGAIGMAQQGSTYREIIDHYYNQGTEDGTITIERY, encoded by the coding sequence ATGGGAAAAACATTAAAAAAATCGGTACAATTTTTCTTAGTTTGCATCTTGATTATCTGGGGGGTTACCCCTATTCAAGCCAAGGGGAATGATGAAATCAGGGTCTGCCTTTCCAAAGGGACTTATCAAGGGACCTTCTCAATAGCGGAAGGAAGCTATGAAGTGATGGATAATGTCATGAGATTACCGGTCGCCGTTCTTGAGGCGGGAGATGTGTTAACTGTGAATCAGAAAGGGACGTCGATCGCCTTAACCATTAATGGAGAGGATATAGATGGCTTCTTCAGCAATATCACAGTAACCCCGGAGGACGAAGATGAATTAAATGTTTTCAGTTATAAAAATACCCTGTATCGGCATGGTATAGCCATTAGTATAGATGGGGGAAGCCTGCTGGTGGTGAATCATTTGCCTGTTGAATATTATCTCTATGGTGTGGTGGGACAAGAAATGGGCTATACCGCACCCGAGGAAGCTTTGAAATCCCAGGCAGAGGTTTCACGTACCTTTGCCCTGTGTTTTCAAGATTGTGATCGCAAATATGATGTGGTCAATAACACTGCCTCCCAAGTTTATGGCGGTTACAGCGCAGAAAAAAATATCAATGCACAATGTGTGATTGATGCTGTAGATGACACGGAAGGAAAGGTAATTTTCTATCAAAGTGGTAAAAGAGGGGATAAGGAACTGATTCAGGCTTATTTTCACTCCAATGCCGGAGGGTACACGGAAAGTAGTGAAAATGTCTGGAATGAAGAATTGCCTTATTTAAAGGCGGTGCGCTCCAAAGAAGATCGGTCGGCAGAAGAGTCGGGATCCACATGGGCTGCTTCTTGTTATCAGTGGGAAAAAACTTTGTCGTATCAGGAGATTCAGGATGCCATCAAAAGTTATCTAACAAAAACTGCATCAAAGACCGGCATTGGGGATTTTGATCACCTTAATTTATACCGGTTAAATCGGGATGAGAAGACTTCCACTTCATCAGGACGCGTCACCAGAATGGAAATTGTCGGCACTAAGGGTACTGTTAATGTTTTCCGTGATAATATCCGCTCTGTTTTTGGTTTAAAAAGCACCAAATTTGATATAATTCCGGAAGGGAGTTCCAAAGCTGCTGATTTAGCCATTCAGGGTCAAAACGGTTCCATGAGTCAGGGAGTGCACCAGGATCAGTTGATGATTATTGATGGCAATGGTAAGGTTGCTGCCCTGAATTCAAGGATAGAAACCTGTCAAATTGTTGGCGCATCCGGAATTTCCGGTGCAAAGTCAAAGGCTCAGGGTATCCGCTTTGTCGGGCAAGGAAACGGTCATGGTGTAGGTATGAGCCAATGGGGAGCAATAGGCATGGCCCAACAAGGGTCAACTTACCGAGAAATTATTGATCATTATTACAATCAAGGGACGGAAGACGGCACGATTACGATTGAAAGATATTAA
- the tgt gene encoding tRNA guanosine(34) transglycosylase Tgt has protein sequence MQVKYHLVKKDEITAARAGTLETTHGKIDTPVFMPVGTQATVKTVSPEELKDLGAEIILGNTYHLYLRPGHDLIAEAGGLHKFMHWDRPILTDSGGFQVFSLNELRKISDEGVLFRSHIDGSSHLFTPEKVMEIEMALGADIAMAFDECAPYPCDVKDVVKALERTTRWAARCKEAHHHEDQSLFGIIQGGMVRELRERSAQEITALDFPGYGIGGLSVGEPKYLMYEMLDCTVPLIPEDKPRYLMGVGSPDCLVEGVARGIDMFDCVLPTRIARNGTVFLPTGKLVIRNAEYARDFAPLDESCGCYTCQNYSRAYIRHLIRCNEVLGIRLTSIHNLHFLVNLMKQIRRAILEGGFYEFREHFFAHYMV, from the coding sequence ATGCAGGTAAAATATCATTTAGTTAAAAAAGACGAAATTACTGCTGCTAGGGCAGGAACCCTGGAAACGACCCATGGGAAAATAGATACACCTGTCTTTATGCCGGTAGGGACCCAGGCCACAGTCAAAACCGTTTCCCCCGAAGAACTGAAAGATTTAGGTGCGGAAATTATTCTGGGCAATACTTATCATCTGTACTTACGTCCCGGACATGATTTAATCGCTGAAGCAGGGGGACTGCACAAATTTATGCATTGGGATCGGCCCATTTTAACAGATAGCGGGGGATTTCAGGTATTTAGTTTAAACGAATTACGCAAAATAAGTGATGAGGGGGTACTCTTTCGTTCTCACATTGACGGCTCCAGTCATTTATTCACACCGGAGAAAGTGATGGAGATCGAAATGGCCTTAGGTGCCGATATTGCCATGGCTTTTGATGAGTGTGCACCCTATCCCTGTGATGTGAAAGATGTGGTCAAAGCTTTGGAAAGAACCACACGTTGGGCTGCCCGTTGTAAAGAAGCGCATCACCATGAAGATCAATCCCTTTTTGGCATTATTCAGGGAGGAATGGTGCGGGAATTGAGAGAAAGAAGCGCCCAAGAAATAACGGCTCTGGATTTCCCTGGATATGGTATCGGAGGATTAAGTGTCGGGGAACCAAAGTATCTGATGTATGAGATGTTGGATTGTACAGTACCTTTGATTCCGGAAGATAAACCCCGTTATTTAATGGGGGTAGGATCCCCGGACTGTTTGGTGGAAGGAGTGGCCCGGGGAATAGATATGTTTGACTGTGTCTTGCCCACGAGAATTGCCCGCAACGGAACGGTTTTCTTGCCCACGGGGAAATTGGTGATTCGCAATGCCGAATATGCCCGGGACTTTGCCCCTTTGGATGAAAGCTGCGGCTGTTATACCTGTCAAAATTATTCTCGAGCTTATATCCGTCACTTAATTCGCTGTAATGAGGTGTTGGGTATTCGTCTCACCAGCATTCATAATCTGCATTTTCTGGTGAATTTAATGAAACAAATACGCAGAGCCATTTTGGAAGGCGGTTTTTATGAATTTCGAGAGCATTTTTTTGCTCATTATATGGTATAA
- a CDS encoding LapA family protein, whose translation MQILLIFALIFALGVAIFAVQNATPVEIGFLMYQGEISLVYVILLSVLAGALIVFLLSIFKQITLYRRIRALDKKNQSLEQELHNLAPKETVPAQSTEAPSQEYHSVEQ comes from the coding sequence ATGCAAATTCTATTAATATTTGCTCTTATTTTTGCTTTAGGGGTGGCTATTTTTGCCGTGCAAAACGCTACACCTGTTGAAATCGGCTTTCTCATGTATCAGGGAGAGATTTCATTGGTATATGTGATCCTTCTTTCTGTCTTAGCAGGCGCCTTGATTGTCTTTCTTTTAAGCATATTTAAGCAGATAACTCTTTATCGCCGGATTCGGGCTTTGGATAAAAAAAATCAATCCCTGGAACAAGAATTACACAACTTAGCTCCTAAGGAAACGGTTCCTGCCCAGTCAACAGAAGCACCATCTCAAGAATACCACTCGGTAGAGCAATAG
- the yajC gene encoding preprotein translocase subunit YajC → MVFLESWMGTVVYFIFILGIFYLVLIRPQQKRQKQHRELLESLKVNDDVVTAGGIFGTITRVKDNSVWLKVADKVEIEVLKSAVSSVQGTEKK, encoded by the coding sequence GTGGTATTTTTGGAAAGCTGGATGGGAACAGTCGTTTATTTTATATTTATTTTGGGGATTTTTTATTTGGTGTTGATTCGTCCGCAGCAAAAACGGCAAAAACAACACCGTGAACTTCTGGAATCTCTCAAGGTAAATGACGATGTCGTTACAGCCGGGGGTATCTTTGGGACCATCACTCGAGTTAAGGATAACTCTGTATGGCTGAAAGTTGCCGACAAGGTTGAAATTGAAGTTCTAAAATCTGCCGTGAGTAGTGTTCAGGGAACTGAAAAAAAATAG
- the ruvB gene encoding Holliday junction branch migration DNA helicase RuvB, whose product MKLEDFDSEINHIRPMNLSEYIGQEQVKNNLEIFIQAALNRGESLDHVLLYGPPGLGKTTLANIIANEMNVHIRVTSGPAIERPGDLAAILTSLEPKDMLFIDEIHRLNRTVEEVLYPAMEDFCIDIVIGKGPSARTLRLDLPKFTLIGATTRAGMLSAPLRDRFGVMSRLEYYQEDELIIIINRSAGILNVAITPEGAREIARRSRGTPRIANRLLRRIRDFAEIKADRIITQEVAWNGLAQLQVDPLGLDKTDRKMMLSIIKKFGGGPVGLETIAATISESADTVEDVYEPYLMQLGFLNRTPRGRMATVEAYRYFDCPIPKHLDQLQQQTFFSDDDEGEEM is encoded by the coding sequence ATGAAACTTGAGGATTTTGATAGTGAAATCAATCATATCCGGCCGATGAATTTAAGTGAATATATCGGACAGGAGCAGGTTAAAAACAATTTGGAAATTTTTATTCAAGCCGCTCTTAATCGAGGTGAATCCTTAGATCATGTGCTTCTTTATGGTCCTCCCGGTTTGGGAAAAACAACCTTAGCCAATATTATTGCCAATGAAATGAATGTTCATATACGTGTCACCTCCGGACCTGCCATCGAACGGCCGGGAGATTTGGCAGCCATTCTCACCAGCTTGGAACCAAAGGATATGCTTTTTATTGACGAAATTCACCGTTTAAATCGCACGGTAGAGGAGGTGCTCTACCCTGCCATGGAGGATTTTTGTATTGATATTGTGATTGGCAAAGGACCCAGTGCACGTACATTACGCCTTGATTTACCTAAATTCACCTTAATCGGCGCCACCACCCGAGCGGGCATGCTATCTGCTCCTCTCAGAGATCGCTTTGGCGTCATGAGCCGTTTGGAATACTATCAGGAAGATGAATTAATCATCATCATTAATAGGTCTGCAGGAATTTTAAACGTAGCAATTACGCCGGAGGGCGCGCGAGAAATTGCTCGCCGATCCCGGGGAACGCCCCGTATTGCCAATCGTTTACTAAGAAGGATCCGGGATTTTGCAGAAATCAAAGCGGATCGGATTATTACCCAGGAAGTAGCCTGGAACGGACTTGCTCAGCTGCAGGTGGATCCCCTGGGCTTGGATAAAACTGACCGCAAAATGATGCTGAGCATCATCAAAAAATTCGGCGGCGGACCTGTTGGCTTAGAAACCATTGCCGCCACCATTAGCGAATCAGCGGATACGGTGGAAGATGTTTATGAGCCTTATTTAATGCAGTTAGGTTTCTTAAACAGGACACCCCGAGGGCGGATGGCCACGGTGGAAGCCTACCGATATTTTGACTGTCCGATACCGAAACACTTAGATCAATTACAACAACAAACTTTTTTTTCGGATGATGATGAAGGGGAGGAAATGTAA
- the queA gene encoding tRNA preQ1(34) S-adenosylmethionine ribosyltransferase-isomerase QueA, with amino-acid sequence MKLSEFDYDLPEELIAQHPIEPRDASRLLVLHKDTGLIEHKHFADVIDYFCPCDVLVLNDTKVLPARLFGSKETGALIEVMLLKQQDYQTWEVLVRPGKKARPGTKIIFSPGILEGEIMETTDVGGRMIRFSFQGNFFEILDQLGQMPLPPYIHEKIQDQNRYQTVYAKEAGSAAAPTAGLHFTHDLLGEVAQKDVKIAKVLLHVGLGTFRPVKEENIEDHKMHAEYYEICHEAAEIINRGKEKGGRIISVGTTSTRTLETAASTDGRVKTGRGYTESYIYPGYRFRTVDALITNFHLPKSSLLMLVCALGGYEQVMEAYRVAVKEKYRFFSFGDAMLII; translated from the coding sequence ATGAAACTTTCCGAGTTTGATTACGATTTACCAGAAGAATTAATCGCCCAGCACCCCATTGAACCCAGGGATGCGTCCCGACTCCTGGTACTACATAAGGATACGGGATTAATTGAACATAAACATTTTGCAGATGTGATTGACTATTTTTGCCCCTGTGATGTATTAGTGCTTAATGATACCAAGGTGCTCCCTGCCCGTTTGTTTGGCTCGAAAGAAACAGGGGCCCTCATCGAAGTGATGCTTTTAAAGCAGCAGGATTATCAAACCTGGGAAGTGCTGGTTCGACCCGGAAAAAAAGCGCGACCCGGAACGAAGATTATTTTCTCTCCGGGGATCCTTGAAGGGGAAATCATGGAAACCACTGATGTGGGCGGACGGATGATCAGGTTTTCCTTCCAGGGGAATTTTTTTGAAATTCTGGATCAGTTGGGTCAAATGCCACTTCCTCCTTATATTCATGAAAAAATCCAGGATCAAAATCGTTATCAAACGGTTTATGCCAAGGAAGCCGGATCGGCAGCAGCACCTACGGCAGGCTTGCACTTTACTCATGATCTCCTGGGGGAGGTTGCTCAAAAAGATGTCAAAATCGCAAAGGTCCTACTCCATGTAGGTTTGGGAACTTTTCGTCCCGTTAAGGAAGAAAATATCGAAGATCATAAAATGCATGCGGAATACTATGAAATTTGCCATGAAGCTGCAGAGATTATTAACCGAGGCAAAGAAAAAGGAGGCCGTATCATCAGTGTGGGGACTACTTCTACCCGTACCCTGGAAACGGCAGCCAGTACGGATGGTCGTGTTAAGACTGGGCGTGGTTATACAGAAAGCTATATTTATCCCGGTTACCGTTTTCGCACCGTCGATGCTTTGATTACTAATTTTCATTTACCCAAGAGCTCTTTGCTCATGCTGGTTTGTGCTTTAGGCGGCTACGAGCAGGTGATGGAAGCTTATCGGGTGGCGGTTAAAGAAAAATATCGATTTTTTAGTTTTGGAGATGCGATGTTGATTATTTAA
- the sigI gene encoding RNA polymerase sigma-I factor — MDDLDTLLKSAQSGHRDAREQLIKRFRPLVIKTASSLCGRYIDADQDDEVSIGMLAVDQAIDTYKTEGGTSFFNYAEIVIKRRLIDHYRREQRLSRAIPFSSFGGDQQAENDGILNQIEHHQAMMEFQKKQESSDRREEIKQYTKLLNNYGISFSDLVSCAPKHEDARLRAMEAARLIAEQEELRTHLELKKELPLKQMAGLVKVSRKTLERQRKYIIAMTLIICGDFKFLQDYLKKSS; from the coding sequence TTGGATGATTTGGACACCTTGCTAAAAAGTGCCCAATCAGGTCACCGGGATGCCAGAGAACAGCTTATTAAACGGTTTCGACCTTTGGTTATCAAAACTGCCTCCTCCTTGTGTGGAAGATATATTGATGCTGATCAGGATGATGAAGTAAGTATTGGCATGTTGGCCGTAGATCAAGCAATCGATACCTATAAAACGGAAGGAGGGACCAGTTTTTTTAATTATGCGGAAATAGTGATCAAAAGACGATTGATTGATCATTATCGTCGGGAACAGCGATTGAGCAGAGCAATTCCTTTTTCCAGTTTTGGCGGGGATCAGCAAGCAGAAAATGACGGCATCTTAAATCAGATTGAGCATCATCAAGCCATGATGGAATTTCAGAAAAAGCAAGAAAGCTCAGATCGTCGTGAGGAAATTAAACAATACACCAAATTGTTAAACAATTATGGCATTTCATTTTCCGATTTAGTATCCTGTGCTCCCAAACACGAAGATGCTCGCCTCCGGGCCATGGAAGCAGCCCGCCTCATTGCCGAACAGGAAGAACTACGCACCCATTTGGAACTTAAAAAAGAGCTGCCCTTAAAGCAAATGGCCGGTTTGGTGAAGGTCAGCAGAAAAACGTTGGAACGTCAAAGGAAATACATCATAGCGATGACGCTGATAATCTGCGGTGATTTTAAGTTTTTGCAAGACTATTTAAAAAAATCTTCATAA